A window of Microbispora hainanensis genomic DNA:
ACACCCTCGCCCGCACCCACGAGCACCTGGGCAACCGGGTGATCCGGCAGAACCACCTCGGCGACTGGGGCACGCAGTTCGGCATGCTCATCGAGCACCTCCTCGACATCGGCGAGGACAAGGCGCTCGGCATGCTGGCCGCCGGCGACGGCAACGCCTTCTACCAGGCGGCGCGGCACAAGTTCGACAACGACCCCGAGTTCCAGCAGCGGTCCCGCCGCAGGGTGCCGCTGCTGCAGGGCGGCGACCCGGAGACCCTGCGCCTGTGGCGCGAGTTCATCGAATACAGCAACCGCTACTTCCGCAAGGTCTACCAGACGCTGGGCGTCACGCTCACCGACGACGACATCGCGGGCGAGAGCATGTACAACCCCATGCTCCCCGACGTCTGCGAGGAGCTGGAGCGCACCGGCGTCGCCGAGATCAGCGAGGGCGCGCTGTGCGTGTTCCCGCCCGGCTTCAAGGGCCGTGACGACCAGCCGCTGCCGCTCATCGTCCGCAAGAGCGACGGCGGGTACGGCTACGCCACGACCGACCTCGCCGCGATCCGCTACCGGGTGCGCGACCTGAAGGCCGACCGCATCCTGTACGTCGTGGGCGCCACCCAGTCGCTCCACTTCCAGATGGTCTTCGCCGCGGCGCGCATGGCCGGCTGGCTGCACGACGACGTCAGGGCGGAGCACGTCCAGATCGGCAGCGTGCTCGGCAGCGACGGCAAGATGTTCAAGACCCGCAGCGGCGAGTCGATCAAACTCACCGAGCTGCTCGACGAGGCCGTCGTACGGGCCGAGGCCGTCATCGCCGACCGCGGCTACGACCCGGAGGCCCGCAGGCAGATCGCGCGCCAGGTCGGCATGGGCGCGGTCAAGTACGCCGACCTGTCGGTCAGCCACGACAGCGAGTACGTCTTCGACTTCGACCGCATGCTCGCCCTCACCGGCAACACCGGGCCTTATCTCCAGTACGCCACCGCCCGCATCCGGTCGATCTTCCGCAACGGCGGGATCGATCCGGAGTCGGTCACCGGTCCGATCACGCTGGGCCACC
This region includes:
- the argS gene encoding arginine--tRNA ligase: MTDPQLVLTERVQQALGSAFGPEHATEDPLIRPSQFADYQANVALSLAKRLRRAPREVAQAIADHLDTTDVSVEVSGPGFLNLTLRDGWIAGQAEQRLLDERIGVPQPAPQTVVVDYSAPNAAKEMHVGHLRTTIVGDTLARTHEHLGNRVIRQNHLGDWGTQFGMLIEHLLDIGEDKALGMLAAGDGNAFYQAARHKFDNDPEFQQRSRRRVPLLQGGDPETLRLWREFIEYSNRYFRKVYQTLGVTLTDDDIAGESMYNPMLPDVCEELERTGVAEISEGALCVFPPGFKGRDDQPLPLIVRKSDGGYGYATTDLAAIRYRVRDLKADRILYVVGATQSLHFQMVFAAARMAGWLHDDVRAEHVQIGSVLGSDGKMFKTRSGESIKLTELLDEAVVRAEAVIADRGYDPEARRQIARQVGMGAVKYADLSVSHDSEYVFDFDRMLALTGNTGPYLQYATARIRSIFRNGGIDPESVTGPITLGHPAERTLALQLLGFGSVVAAVAQLSEPHRLCNYLFDVAQAFTSFYESCPVLKAEDESVRQSRLALSALTLRVLLRGLDLLGIEVPERM